One window of the Zea mays cultivar B73 chromosome 3, Zm-B73-REFERENCE-NAM-5.0, whole genome shotgun sequence genome contains the following:
- the LOC103650187 gene encoding glutaredoxin-C1 has translation MDRVTKLASQRAVVIFSTSSCCMCHTVTRLFRELGVNPTVVELDEDPRGKEMEKALARLLGRNPAVPAVFIGGRLVGSTDKVMSLHLSGNLVPLLRNAGALWV, from the coding sequence ATGGACCGGGTGACGAAACTGGCTTCTCAGCGCGCGGTGGTCATCTTCAGCACGAGCTCCTGCTGTATGTGCCACACGGTGACGCGCCTGTTCCGCGAGCTCGGGGTGAACCCGACGGTGGTGGAGCTGGACGAGGACCCCAGGGggaaggagatggagaaggcacTGGCGAGGCTGCTCGGGCGCAACCCCGCTGTGCCGGCAGTGTTCATCGGCGGCAGGCTCGTCGGCTCCACCGACAAGGTCATGTCGCTTCACCTGAGCGGCAACCTCGTTCCGCTTCTGCGCAATGCCGGCGCGCTCTGGGTGTAG